The segment CGGGAGATCTCCCGGGACATCCCCGGAGCCGCCCGTCTTGACCAGGACCAGCTCCGGATCTGGGAGACGAACCACGATCGGCGCCCTCTCGCCCGTACCATCGACCTGCTGTGCCGTCTGTACGAGACAAGCGCAGAAGGGCTGGGCCTGAGCGGCAACTACACACCGACACAGATTCCCGTTCAGCGAAGCCTGCGACCGGATTCACGGACCACTCACAGTTCGGCGGTCACTGTAGCCACGGGGCCGGACTCCCTCGACAGAGTTCTGGACCGGACCCGGTATGACGTGGACCGAACTCTCGCACGTGCCACGGTCAGTTTCGTCCAGCTCGATTTGCTGGAAGAACGTCTGGCAGATCTTCGCTGTCAGTACCTCGTCACCGCGCCGGTTCCGATGCTCGGCCACCTGCTTCCGGAGCTCGACGAGGTGCAGGCAATTGCCGCAGAGCGGCAGCCCGCACTGGTGCAGATGCGGCTGTCGGAGGTAACCGCCGTCTTGGCAACTCTGATTGCCGACGCCCTCATGAAACTCGGGCGCCTGCGTCAGTCCCGTGCCTGGTACGCCACCGCCCGCTCGGCCGCGGACGACAGCACCAACGCCGATCTGCGTGCCCGTGTTCGCGCCCAGGCCGCGATGCTGCCCTACTACTACGGACCCCTGGCCAGTGCGGTCGCACTCTCCCGGGAAGCGCGGATAATCGCCCGCCACCGCGCTACTGCTACTGCGGCGTTTTCTGCCGCAGCCGAGGCGCGTGCACTGGCCCGGCAGGGAGATACCGCCCGCGCCCGCGAGGCGATCCGCCTTGCCCGGGACGTGTACGACCGAGCGAGCCCCGGCGACCCCGATGATGCCTTTGCTTTCCCCGAACGTCGACTCCTGCTCTATCTGAGCGGCGCGCTCACTTACCTCGGTGACACCCATGAGGCCGACCGCGTCCAGGCTCGCGCACTCACCCTTTATGGCGACCATCAGGGGATTGATCCCGTCCTGCTCCACCTTGAACAGGCCATCTGCCTCGTCCGTACCCGACACCTGTCCGAAGCGTGCAGGATCGCGACCGGCGCGTATCTCCAACTCCCGCCTGATCAACGGACCGAACTTCTCGCCGCACGCGCCCACGATGTCCTGGCCGTTATTCCTGTCCCGATGAGAACCACATCCGCTGCCCGAGAGCTCGGAGACGCTCTCGCCCTCCCCACCAGCACCAGGTGACAGCACCAGCCCATCTGCCGCAGCCTGGGACATATGACGGAACCCCTGCCCGGCGGCTTCACCAGCGCTGAACTGACTGCTCTGACCACACAGGCTCGTACGGAACTGGACCTTGACGGCCACGAGCAGCAACTGCTGCGTGGCCACACCAACGCCGTCGTCCGCATCGGCCCCGTCGTCCTCAAGATCGCCCGCAAGGGGACCACCGCGCCGGCCGTCGAGCGAACCGTTGCCCTGGTGCGCTGGCTCCAAGAGCAGGGGTTCCCTACCGTGCCACTCCATTCCCACCACCGACAGCCGCTCCACCTCTACGGCGGGGCCCTGGCCACCGTATGGACCTACCTCCCCCAGCCCGCTGAACCCCTTGCCGCAGCCGACCTGGCTGCTCCGCTCGCGACCCTCCACCAACTTCCCACGCCGCCGGTCCCGGTACGGCGGCTCGACAACCTCCGGGCGATACGTCGCTCTCTCTCCGCAACTCGGACGCTCGACCCGGACGACATGGCCTTCCTCAGGGACCGCGCGGACCGGCTTGAACGCGACCTGGAACAAGTTGCCTATGTTCTTGCTCCGAGCCTTGTCCAAGGCGATCCGCAGCACCGCAACGCACTGCACGACAGCGCGGGCGGGCGGACCGTGTTGTGCGACTGGGACACCGTTGCCCACGGTCGGCCCGAATGGGACCTGGTCACGGTCGAGATCCACTGCCGGCGCTTTGGCCATGGGCCGCAGCACTGGGTCGATTTCACTGCCGCGTACGGGTTTGACGTCACAGCGTGGTCGGGCTACCAGACCCTTCGCGATATCCGCGAGCTGCGAATGATCACCACCAACGCCCGCAAGGCACGGCACACCCCCGGCTCCCTCTGCGAGGTACAGCGACGGATTAAGAGTCTGCGAGAGGACGAGGACGGACTGCTGTGGAACATTCTCTGAGAGGTCTGGTTCTGCTGGCTGGAAGCATTACCAGGCGGTGCTCACCCTCTTAGCAGGGCTCTGAACTTCCTGCCAAACTATCGCTGGATATCTGAGAGGTGGCCCTCATGAAGATTCTCTTCGTCGCCCCTGCCGACGCATGGTTCAAGTCTTCCTACAGCAACGACTCCGGCGGGGCTTGCGTCGAGATCGCAGACCTGACCGGAGGGATCGGAATTCGCGACTCGAAGATAGAGCACGGTCCTGCGCTCGCCGTGACGGCCGCTGCCTGGTCTTCCTTCGTGGACCTGGCACGTACCGACACCATCGACTGACAACGTCGGCGGAATTCCGAGGGTCCGCCGTCCCCCATGCCGAACCCGGGGAAGGCGGACCATGTCGTAGGGCCAGATCCAAGGGCAGACAGGTGCACCCTCGGGTCAGGGCACAGAGCACCCATGTTCATCCCGGTCCAGCAGGGAGACCGCATGACCAATCCTGCAATCACCAGTAGCCAGAGGGATCAGGCCGGTCTGATCTGGGACTACCACCAGATGGGCCACGAACCCGAGCCTGTCGAGGTGGCGATCGGCCTGGGCAGCCATGATCCCGGTGTAGCCGACACCGCTGCCAGGCTCTACCACCAGGGGTTGATGAAGACGCTCGTGTTCTCCGGCGGAAACAGCCCCACCACGAAGGGCCGTTTCCCCCGGGGCGAAGCCGTTCACTACCGCGAGCACGCCCTCACCCTCGGTGTCCCCGACGATGCGATCCTCGTCGAACCCCATGCCACCAACACCGGCGCCAACATCGCCCTCAGCCGTGAACTCCTTGCCCGAGAAGGCATCCGGCCCAGCTCGGTGCTCCTGATCACCAAGCCGTATATGGAACGTCGCGCCTACGCGACCACCCGCCGGGTCTGGCCCGAGGTTGATGTGCGGTGTGCTTCGGAGGACCTGGCCTTCGCGGACTACCTGACCGCTATCGGTGATCAGAAGTTGGTGGTGGACATGCTCGTGGGTGACCTCCAGCGGATCATCGAGTACCCCAAGCTCGGATACGCGATCGAACAGGACGTACCCAAGGATGTTCGCACCGCTTACACCGGTCTGGTCGAAGCCGGGTTCACCAGCCGTCTCATGGCATGAGGAACAGCAGGTCGAAGCAACCAGGGCACCGTGAAGACGGGCCCGGGCAGTCTTGAAGCACTCTCGCATCCGGTCATTTTTTTGCCCCTGCCCAGGAGTGAAATGCCGGAAGAAACAGGTGTTCTCATTACCCGCTATCTTTCCGGCCAGCGTCGGAAACCACTCTTCTGGCGGGGAGCGGCGGGCTCCGTCATCATGACGAACCCCCAAGCTCTACAGGAGGTGGTCATGGGCAAGCACGAGAAGCCCCCGCCGGATCTGTCCCAGGGCAAACCACCACCCGGCAACGCCGATGGGCAGGTCCCTCCTCCACCGCCCTCCGACGGGAAGCACAAGAAGAAGTAGGTCATGGACAGGCTCGACGTGAGGCGCGCGGAACTCCACCAAGTCATGGAAGATCGCGGGGCCTGGCCCGAGCGGTCTCCGTGGATCCGGGAGGCCGTACGAGCGCTGCCGCGCGATCGCTTCGCCCCGGAGCGGCTCTGGCGGTGGGACGGCCACGCCTATGTTCCCGTCGACCGTACCGACGAGCCCGGAGGGTGGGCGGACCTCCTCTTCGCCGACCCCGACGCGGCCGCGGTCACCCAGGTCACCGGAGGGCTGCCCACATCGAGTCTGTCCTGTCAGGGCATCGTTGTCGACATGCTCGACTCCCTCCTCCTCGAACCCGGACATCGGGTGCTGGAGCTGGGGACGGGGACCGGCTGGAACGCGGTGCTCGCCGCGGTGCGGGCCGGGGTCGGCCGGGTCACCACGGTCGAAATGGACCCGGACGTGGGCGAGACCGCCCGCGCCCGGCTCCTGGCACACGCACCCGGGATCCGGACCGAACTCGGTGACGGCTCCCTGGGCGCGCCGGACAGCGGCCCGTACGACCGGGTCATCGCCACCTACGCCGTTGAACACGTCCCCTGGGCCTGGGTCGCACAGACCCGGCCCGGTGGACGGGTCGTCTTCCCCTGGGGCCGTCTCGGGCATATCGCGCTCACGGTGGCCGACGACGGGGCTTCGGCATCCGGATGGGTGCAGGGCCTGGCGCAGTTCATGCCCGACCGCACCACCGGAACCGAGCCGGGTTTTACCGAGGTCCGCGGTACGGGCGAGCCCGACGACGAACGGATCTGGACGCGGGAACTCGCCCCGCTGCGGGACGACTGGGATCTCCGGTTCGCCTTGCGCGTCGCCGAGCCCGGGCTTCAGTACACGACGGCGGAGGACGACGACGGCTGGAATGCCTGGCTCCATGACCAGGACTCCTCCTGGGCGGTGATCGCCGCGCAGGAGGACGGCACGACGGTCGCCTCCCAGGGCGGGCCTCGGCGCCTGGCCGATCTTCTCGACCAGGCGTGGGGCGAGTGGACGCAACTGGGTTCTCCCGACCGGTACGCGTACGGGCTGACCGTCACTCCGGACCGGCAGTACGCCTGGGCCCTGGACCCCGGGACCGGACCCCGCTGGTATCAGTTGGCCGACCCGCGGGGCGCCCGCGCCTGACCGGTTCGCGGGGCAACTCAGCTGGTGACGGCCGCCTGCCGCTCCGCGTCCGATGCCCGCTCACCCTTGAGCTCCGGCCGGGCGGCGGTGTCGGGAGCTGGCCGCGGGGAGCGGCGTAGGGCCGTTGTCGCGGACAGGACGACCGGGATCGCGGCGAGGGCGAAGCACACCGACAGGGGGAGGCGGCCCACCAGCAGTCCCGTGGCGGCCGTCGCGCCCGCCGAGCCGGCGTTGAACGCGGTGTTGACCCAGGCGCCCGCCTTGGTGCGGCCCGCCGGGTCGGCGCATTCGTCGGCGATCAGATAGGCGGTGGTGATGGCCGGGGCGATGAACAGGCCGCCCAGTGCCGCCCACACGATGAGCAGATAAGGGTGGGGGGAGAGGCCCGCCGCGGCGAGGGTCAGCCCCAGCGGTACCGCCAGGAAGGCCAGCCGCAGCCGGTTCGAGGCGCGCCACGGGATCGCGCCGTACACCAGACCGCCGATGGCGCTGCCGCCGCACAGCGCGGCCAGTACCCAGGCGACCGCCTGAGGCTCGTGGTGCGCGTCGGCGAAGGCGATCACCAGGAGTTCGAACGCGCCCAGGCAGATACCCACCGCGGCCGAGACGACGATCGCCTGACGCAGTCCGGGGTCGCCGCGCAGGGCGGGTTCCTCGGAGGGCTGCGCCGGTCCGGCGGGTGCCTTCTCCCGGCCGGTCCAGCCGCGGGCCGCCGGAGAGGTGATCAGGGCGAGCGTCCCGGTCAGTACGAGTGCCGCGCTCACCGCGAGACCGAGTGACGGCGCCGCGACCTGCACCAGCAGCCCCACCAGCAGCGGTCCCGCGACGAAGAGGAGTTCCTCGGCGACCGAGTCCAGGCTGTAGGCGCGCTGCAGCAGCCGCCGGTCGGGCAGCAGGTCGCTCCACAGGGTCCGCATCACCGGGCCGAGCGGCGGCGTACACGCGCCCGCGGGCGCCGCCAGGAGCCCCAGCAGGATTCCTGACGTGCCGGACCACGAGGTCGCGAAGGCCAGCGCGGCCAGCAGCACCGCGTAGAGGCCGGCCATGGGGAGCAGCGCCCGGCGCGGGCCGTACCGGTCGACCAGACCGGCCCGGGTCGGTGAGAGAAAGACGCTGGTCAGCGCGAACAGCGCCATGACGGTACCGGCGACGGCATAAGAGTCGGTGGACTCCTTGACCGCCAGCACCAGCGACAGCGAGACCATTCCGTAGGAGAGCCGGCCCAGCAGGGCCGCGCCGAACGTGCGGCAGGCATGGCGGGTACGCAGCACAGCCGCGTACGAAGGCGTCGTGGAAGACGAAGACATGATGATGTCCCTCGGAGACAGCGCCAGGCTGAAGGCGGCGCTCAAAACGTGCATGGGCAGCGGAAGTCGCGCCCGGTGGGGCGCAGACGGCGCTGACTCCTATGCACGGAAGAAGGACATGCAGGGGACCGTATCAGAGAGGGTGCCGGACCGGATAGGGAAGTTTTTACGCTCCCGGCGGCGAGGGGGTCCGCAGGGACTCGACCGCCAGCCGGGCCGCCGTGCCGATGACCGCGTCCGCCGCCGGGAGCGTGGCCGCCGGGCTCGCCGCGCGGGTGAAGACCGCCACCGCGTACCGGCCGCCGTCCGGGTAGGCCACCACCCCGACCTCGTTGCGGAGCGTCGGCACGCTGCCCGTCTTCCCCGCGACCTGGACATCGTCGAAGGGGAAGCCCGACGCCAGGCGGTGCGGCCAGACCTGGAGGCCGAGGATCCGGCGCATCGCCGCGCAGTGCTCGGGGGTGCCCGCCTCGTCGCGCCAGACGGCGGCGAGCAGGGCGGTCATATCGCGGGGTGTGCTGCGGTTCGTCCGGGCCGGGTCGAGCGCGCGCAGTCCGGCGATCACCCGGGGATCGGCGAACGCCCTCGGGCCGGCGGGGCCCGCGTCCTTGCGGAGGCTGCCGAGGAAGGAGCCGAAGGTCTCCACCGCCTCGGTACGGGGCATGCCCAGGCGCCGGGTGGTGGCGTTGACCGCGTCGAGGCCCACCCGCTCCAGCAGGACATCGGCCGCGGCGTTGTCGCTGACGCTCATCATCAGAAAGGCCGCGTCCCGCAGCGACAGCCGGGCCCCGTCGAGCATGGCGCCCAGACCTGTCGGGCCCGGGGTGCGGCCGTGCGCGGGGATCTCCGTCTGCTCGGTGAGATCCAGCCGCCCGGCCGCCGCCGCCTCGTGCAGTGTCACCAGTACACACAGCTTGTGGACGCTCGCGGTCACCACGGGACGGTCAGCACCCGCGTCGACCTCGGCGTCGGTGTCGATGTCCCGGGCGTGCAGCCAGCCCGTGACCCCGGCCCCGGCGAAGGCCGCGCCGATCCGGGCCCCGGCGCCGGGCGGCGGGGGAGTACGGGGGTGCGGTGTCGGCTCGGTCATATCCAGTACTCCGCGGCTGGGCGCAGGTGCAGGGGGTGTGAGGGCATCGGCACGGCGGTGTCCGATTCGGACGCCGCGGTACGGCCGAGGGCCTCGGTGACGGTATCGGCGAACGCCCGTACCCCGGCGTCCTCGCCACGGCCCCGGGGCCAGGCCGCCGAATGCCGCCAGGCCAGCGGGGCGCCGGCCAGCGGTCGCCAGACCGTTTCGGGAGAAGGGGAAGAAGAGGGGAAAGGGGAAGAAGAAGGGGAAGGGGCGGATTCGGTACGTGGCGCGAACGCCACCGCCCGGCGCGACAGCAGCAGCCCCCGGGTGAAGCTCGCGCCCTGGCCGTGGCGGACCGCCTGCGGGGTGAGACCGTGGCGGGCGCAGGTGGTCAGCAGATCGTCGTAGACCGCCGGGGCCAGCTCCCGTGGGAAGAGAATCAGCTCGTACCCGGCCAGTGCGGCGAGCGGCACAACCTCGAAACCGGCCGCCGGGGCATCGTGCGGCAGCAGGACGCCCAGGTCATGGCGGAGCACCGGGCCCAGTTCGAGTCCGGTCACATCGCAGGGGTGGCGGATCAGGCCCACGTCCAGCTCGTGCCGGGCGAGCCGGTCCACCTGCTCCGCCGTCGACAGCTCGTGCAGTTCCAGTTCGACCCCGTGCCCGCGCTCGGCGAAACCGTCGAGGACCGCGGCGACCGTCTCACCGGCGATATCCGGTGACAGCGCGGCGCGCACCAGCCCGCTGCGGCCCTCCCGGACATGCCGGGCCGTGGCCGTCAGCGCCTCGGCGGACGCCAGCAGATTACGGGCCTCGGTCAGCAGCAGGGTGCCGCTTTTGGTGAGCGTGACCTGTCGGGTGGTCCGGTCGAAAAGCCGTACCCCCAGCTCTCGTTCCAGTCGCTGGACGCGCTGGGACAGCGGCGGCTGGGCCATGCCCAGTCGTTGGGCGGCACGGCCGAAATGTAATTCCTCTGCAACAGCGACAAAGCACTGGACATGCCGGATCAGGTCCACGAACAGCGATTATATCGAGGCTTGATGAATCCGTGACTGATATCGGTCTTGGACGTAACGCCGGACCCGCTGATCTGCTCGGGGTATTGAACGGCCACGACGCAGAAGGTGTGAACTATGACGAAAGCGCATGATTCCGCTGGTGGTAGGGAGCAGGAAGGCAAGTGGGGGCGGCCCGCCGACGCGTCCGCCGCGCCCCCGGGCCGGTTCTCCCGCCGTGCCGCGCTCGCCGCCCTGGCCGGTCTGGCGGCCGTACCGCTCACCGGCTGTACCAGCGGGACCGGATCCCCGGAGAGTGCCAAGCCCTCCGCCGCGAACAGCGGGCCCGCGCCCGCCGCCGGTGACACGGGCCGTGCCTTCGCCGCGCTGGAGAAGGAGTTCGCCGCCCGGCTCGGTGTGTACGCGATCGACACCGGCAGCGGCCGGACCGTGCTCCACCGGCCGGACGAACGCTTCGCCTACGCCTCCACCTGCAAGGCCCTCATCGCCGCCGCCGTGCTGAGGAAGCACTCGCTGCGGGAGATGCGGCGGCGCGTCAGCTACGGCCGGGAGGTGCTCCAGCCCCATTCGCCGATCACCGAGCGGAACGTCGGAAAGGGCATGACCCTGAGCGAACTCTGCGACGCCACCGTCCGCTACAGCGACAACGCCGCGGCCAATCTGCTCTTCGACGAGCTCGGCGGGCCCCGCGGGCTCCAGACCGAGCTGCGGTCCGTCGGCGACCGGATCACCCGCTGCGACCGCTACGAGGTCGAGCTGAGCGATGCCGTACCGGGCGACCTCAGGGACACCAGTACCGCCCGCGCCCTCGCCACCGACCTGCGGACCTATGTCCTCGGGAACGTCCTGCCGCCGGAGAAGCGCGCCGTCCTCGCCGACTGGCTGAAGCGGAACACCACCGGCGACCAGGTGATCCGCGCCGGCACTCCGGACGGCTGGCAGGTCGGGGACAAGACCGGTACCGGCGGCTACGGCACCCGTAACGACATCGCGATCGTCTGGCGCCCGAAGGCCGCGCCGATCGCGATAGCGGTCCTGTCCCGCAAGGACGTCAAGGGTGCCAAGCATCAGGACGCCCTGATCGCCCGGGCCGCCGAGGTGGCGCTGAAGGCCTTCGTCTGAGTGCCTTCGTCTGAGTGGGCGTCATGGGCAGAGCCGTAAGAGGTACTTAGATGCCGTTTATCTGATGAAATGATCAAACTTGGGGGAGTGAGCAGTCCGTGGACCAAGGTTCGGTGATCACGGAAGGCACCACTCATGAGACGCATTCCTGGGCGACAGCCCGCCCCGGGCCGTCGGCGCGGCCGGCGCGGAAGCGGTCTGACCGCAGTCTGCTGTGCGCTGGGAGTGGGGTTCTTCGCGCTGACCTCCCCCGTGAGCGCGACCGCCGCGACCGCCGCGACCGCCGCGAACATCGCGGGTAAGGCGGGTACGGCGGGTACGGCCGACGGGGCGGAAGTCGCCGAGTCCGCCGAGTCCGCCGAGTACACAGCTTCCTCGGCGGACTCCGGGGCGGGCCGGTCCGGGCGTACGGAAGCGGCCGAGGGCGGCGCCGACAAGTCCCGCACCTCCAAGGACCGGGCCGATAAGTCCCGTACCGGCAAGAGCCGCGCCGAGAAGCCCCGTAAAACCAAGTCCGCCAAGGGCAAGGCCGCCAAGGCCGAGGCCCGCCCCGGCCGCGCCGACCTCGCCGTGCACTGGGAAGCCGCCGGCGCCGAGGCGGGTGACGGTACCGCCGTCGCCCGGCTCGGTGACGGCGCCGCCGTCGCCGGGGCCGCGGGCGCCGAGGCCACCGACAAGGCCCCCGGACCCCACCCGGACGGCCCCCGGCCCGACGGCCCCGAAGCCGACTTCACCTACACCTACCGGGTCTCCGTCGTGAACCACGGACCCTCCCGGGCCGTCGACGTCGTCGTCACCGACCGGCTCCCCGACTCCCTCGTCTTCGTCTCCTCGTCCGACGGCTGTACGGCCGCCGGGCAGACGATCACCTGCGGCCCGCTGGCCACCCTCGCCGTCGGTGAGACCCACACCTGGCTGCTCACCGTCCGGCCCGCCGACGACTACACCGGCGACGGCTCCGACATCACCAACGTCGCCACCGTCACCTCCGACACCGAGGACCCCGACAGCGAGAACAACACCGCCGTCCACACCGGTGTCCCCGTCCCCGGCGGTACCGGCAAGGCGGACCTCGCGCTGACGAAGACCGCGCTGCTGCCCCGGGGCCGGGACACCGTCGCGCCGGGCGAGACCTTCACGTACCGCGTCACCGTCCACAACAACGGCCCCTCGACGGCCGTCGACGTCCGGGTCGTCGACCCGCTCCCCGCCGTGCTGGCCTTCGTATCGTCCCCGGACGGCTGCCGGCTCTCGGACGAGGACGACCGCACGGTCGTCTGCCCGGCGCCGGCCCGGCTGCCGGCCGGGGAGTCCGTCTCGTACGAACTCGTCGTCCGGGTACGGGAGAACGCGACCACCCGCGGCGGCGGAGGCGGCGGGGACCACTCAGGGCACAGCCGCTGCGCCCTGGAGAACACCGCCTTCGTCACCTCCCTGACCCGGGACCCGGTGCTCGCCAACAACAGCAACCGGCCCGGCACCACCGGACCCGGCGGCGGGCCCCTCTATCTGGAACACCCCAAGCCGAACGAGCCCCACCAGCCGCAGGAGCCCAACAAGCCCCCGCACCGGCCGCACCATCCGTCTCAGCTCGCGCACACCGGCGAGGACCTCCCGGGCTGGCTGCCCTGGTCCGCCGGGCTGACCCTGGCCACCGGCGGCGCCCTCGTCCTGCTCTCCCGCAGACACCTCCGCGCCCCCGGGCTCCCCGGCGACCCGGAGGAGGCCGCGCGCCCATGAGACTCCACTCCGCCCGGCTCCTGGCGGCGCTCGCCCTCGCCGTCGCCGCCACCCTGACCCTGTTCGCCGCCCCGCCGCCGACCCATGCGGTCGCGCCCCGCGCGCTGACCTTCCCCGTCCACGAGCCCTTCGACAGCGCGGTCGGCAATCTGGGCAGTCTCACCGGCAACGCCAGCTATCAGAGCGGCGGCTGGCTCCGGCTCACCAGCGCCGCCACCAACCAGGCGGGCGGCTGGGAGATGAACGACTCCTTCCCCGCCAATCTGGGCATCGTCGCCGAGTTCACCTATGCCACCTACGGCGGCACCGCCTTCGACGGCAAACGCGGTGACGGCCTCACCTTCTTCCTCGCCGACGGCAACGCCGTCAACGGCACCGGCGCCCCCGGCGGCAGCCTCGGCTACGCCTGCGGCGGCGGCCCGCCCTGCAACCGCGGGGGCGTCCCCGGCGCCTTCCTCGGCATCGGTCTCGACGAGTTCGGCAACTTCTCCTCCGCCGGCGTCGGCAACGGCGGCCCCGGCAGCCAGGCCAACCGGATCGTGCTCCGCGGCGGCGGCAACGGGAACACCGGCTACCGCTTCGGCACCTCGGTTCCCGGTCCCGGCGGCACCGTCGAGACCCAGGGCCGCGGCGACTACCGGACCGTCCGGGTCACCGTGATGCCCAGCGGGGGCCGGCTCCTGGTCTCCATCTGGTCCGACACCGGCCCCGGCACCGCCCTCACCGAGGTCGTCACCGACTACAACGTCTCCACCATCGCCAACCAGCCCGCGCTGCCCTCCACCCTGAAGGTCGGCTTCTCCGGCGGCACCGGACTGGCCACCAATATCCACGAGATCGGCGACCTCAAGATCAACGTCCCGGCGGATCTGTCGGTCACCAAGACCGGCAGCCCCGCCACCGCCCGCGCGGGCGACCCCGTCAGCTACACCGTCACCGTCGCCAACAGCGGCGCCAACGATGTCATGGGCGCGATCCTGCGGGACGCCGTACCCGGGCTGACCAATGTGACCTGGAGCTGCACCGCGACCACCGGCAGCAGCTGCGTCCAGCCGTCCGGCAGCGGAAACAGCATCACCGCCTCCTCGAATCTGCTGCGCAACGGCTCGGCCACATATGTCATCAGAGGCACCGCACCGGGCACCCCGGGCACGCTCACCAACACCGCCACCGTCTTCCCGCCCTCCGACCGCACCGACACCAACTCCGCCAACGACAGCGCGACCGCGACCACCACGGTCACCGCGCTCGCGGACGTGGCGGTGATGAAGACGGGCGTCGGCACCGGGCCGATCACCCCGGGGCAGACCTTCGGCTACCGGGTCACGGCGGGCAACATGGGCCCCTCCGACACCACCAACGTCAGAATCACCGACACGCTGCCCGCCGGGCTGACCTTCGTCTCCTCGCCCGACGGCTGTACGGCCACCGGTCAGACCGTCAGCTGCCCGGCCGCGGCGACGATGGCCGCGGGCGGCACCCAGTCCTGGACATTCCGGGTGAAACTCTCCGATGCCTATACCGGCAACGGCAGCGATCTGGGGAATGTGGCGACGGTACGCCACGATGTCGCCGACCCGAATCAGGCGAACAACACCACGGGCGCGGTGACCCCGCCGGGCGGGGTGACGGAGCCCCGCGCCGATCTGAGCACGGTCAAACAGCCCCTGACCAGCACCCCCGTCTCCCCGGGACAGACCTTCGACTACCGGGTGACGG is part of the Streptomyces qinzhouensis genome and harbors:
- a CDS encoding phosphotransferase family protein, producing MTEPLPGGFTSAELTALTTQARTELDLDGHEQQLLRGHTNAVVRIGPVVLKIARKGTTAPAVERTVALVRWLQEQGFPTVPLHSHHRQPLHLYGGALATVWTYLPQPAEPLAAADLAAPLATLHQLPTPPVPVRRLDNLRAIRRSLSATRTLDPDDMAFLRDRADRLERDLEQVAYVLAPSLVQGDPQHRNALHDSAGGRTVLCDWDTVAHGRPEWDLVTVEIHCRRFGHGPQHWVDFTAAYGFDVTAWSGYQTLRDIRELRMITTNARKARHTPGSLCEVQRRIKSLREDEDGLLWNIL
- a CDS encoding DUF397 domain-containing protein, whose amino-acid sequence is MKILFVAPADAWFKSSYSNDSGGACVEIADLTGGIGIRDSKIEHGPALAVTAAAWSSFVDLARTDTID
- a CDS encoding YdcF family protein, translating into MTNPAITSSQRDQAGLIWDYHQMGHEPEPVEVAIGLGSHDPGVADTAARLYHQGLMKTLVFSGGNSPTTKGRFPRGEAVHYREHALTLGVPDDAILVEPHATNTGANIALSRELLAREGIRPSSVLLITKPYMERRAYATTRRVWPEVDVRCASEDLAFADYLTAIGDQKLVVDMLVGDLQRIIEYPKLGYAIEQDVPKDVRTAYTGLVEAGFTSRLMA
- a CDS encoding methyltransferase domain-containing protein, which translates into the protein MDRLDVRRAELHQVMEDRGAWPERSPWIREAVRALPRDRFAPERLWRWDGHAYVPVDRTDEPGGWADLLFADPDAAAVTQVTGGLPTSSLSCQGIVVDMLDSLLLEPGHRVLELGTGTGWNAVLAAVRAGVGRVTTVEMDPDVGETARARLLAHAPGIRTELGDGSLGAPDSGPYDRVIATYAVEHVPWAWVAQTRPGGRVVFPWGRLGHIALTVADDGASASGWVQGLAQFMPDRTTGTEPGFTEVRGTGEPDDERIWTRELAPLRDDWDLRFALRVAEPGLQYTTAEDDDGWNAWLHDQDSSWAVIAAQEDGTTVASQGGPRRLADLLDQAWGEWTQLGSPDRYAYGLTVTPDRQYAWALDPGTGPRWYQLADPRGARA
- a CDS encoding MFS transporter, whose amino-acid sequence is MSSSSTTPSYAAVLRTRHACRTFGAALLGRLSYGMVSLSLVLAVKESTDSYAVAGTVMALFALTSVFLSPTRAGLVDRYGPRRALLPMAGLYAVLLAALAFATSWSGTSGILLGLLAAPAGACTPPLGPVMRTLWSDLLPDRRLLQRAYSLDSVAEELLFVAGPLLVGLLVQVAAPSLGLAVSAALVLTGTLALITSPAARGWTGREKAPAGPAQPSEEPALRGDPGLRQAIVVSAAVGICLGAFELLVIAFADAHHEPQAVAWVLAALCGGSAIGGLVYGAIPWRASNRLRLAFLAVPLGLTLAAAGLSPHPYLLIVWAALGGLFIAPAITTAYLIADECADPAGRTKAGAWVNTAFNAGSAGATAATGLLVGRLPLSVCFALAAIPVVLSATTALRRSPRPAPDTAARPELKGERASDAERQAAVTS
- a CDS encoding serine hydrolase; the encoded protein is MTEPTPHPRTPPPPGAGARIGAAFAGAGVTGWLHARDIDTDAEVDAGADRPVVTASVHKLCVLVTLHEAAAAGRLDLTEQTEIPAHGRTPGPTGLGAMLDGARLSLRDAAFLMMSVSDNAAADVLLERVGLDAVNATTRRLGMPRTEAVETFGSFLGSLRKDAGPAGPRAFADPRVIAGLRALDPARTNRSTPRDMTALLAAVWRDEAGTPEHCAAMRRILGLQVWPHRLASGFPFDDVQVAGKTGSVPTLRNEVGVVAYPDGGRYAVAVFTRAASPAATLPAADAVIGTAARLAVESLRTPSPPGA
- a CDS encoding LysR family transcriptional regulator, which produces MDLIRHVQCFVAVAEELHFGRAAQRLGMAQPPLSQRVQRLERELGVRLFDRTTRQVTLTKSGTLLLTEARNLLASAEALTATARHVREGRSGLVRAALSPDIAGETVAAVLDGFAERGHGVELELHELSTAEQVDRLARHELDVGLIRHPCDVTGLELGPVLRHDLGVLLPHDAPAAGFEVVPLAALAGYELILFPRELAPAVYDDLLTTCARHGLTPQAVRHGQGASFTRGLLLSRRAVAFAPRTESAPSPSSSPFPSSSPSPETVWRPLAGAPLAWRHSAAWPRGRGEDAGVRAFADTVTEALGRTAASESDTAVPMPSHPLHLRPAAEYWI
- the bla gene encoding class A beta-lactamase, translated to MTKAHDSAGGREQEGKWGRPADASAAPPGRFSRRAALAALAGLAAVPLTGCTSGTGSPESAKPSAANSGPAPAAGDTGRAFAALEKEFAARLGVYAIDTGSGRTVLHRPDERFAYASTCKALIAAAVLRKHSLREMRRRVSYGREVLQPHSPITERNVGKGMTLSELCDATVRYSDNAAANLLFDELGGPRGLQTELRSVGDRITRCDRYEVELSDAVPGDLRDTSTARALATDLRTYVLGNVLPPEKRAVLADWLKRNTTGDQVIRAGTPDGWQVGDKTGTGGYGTRNDIAIVWRPKAAPIAIAVLSRKDVKGAKHQDALIARAAEVALKAFV